In Ovis aries strain OAR_USU_Benz2616 breed Rambouillet chromosome 13, ARS-UI_Ramb_v3.0, whole genome shotgun sequence, the genomic window TTGAGCCCTCAACATGCAGACTCTGTGCTAACTCCTTCAGTTCATATCAGAAGTAAATTGACTTGTACCTTTACTGGGTGTTTGGGGTATTGGATTTCTTACAGGAGACACCACATATTTGGTGTCAGGGTAACCCAGACTCACTCTCCCTGTGCCTTGGGAGCTGGCGAGAGTCTTGGGAAGGGGAATAATGAAAACAGCATGCTGCACCCAGAAACTCTCACAAATTATCGATATTTTCAGAGTTCCTGGAAGAATAGTGTAATATATCAAATGAGCTGAGACAGGGCAATTTCTTGTCCCAACCCTGCCACCCACATGCTGCGTGTTCTGGGACAAGTCAtctacagtttcctcatctgaataGCAGGTACATGCTACATGGATTCTTTGAACATATTACCAGACATAAATATAAAGAGTTTATTTGCATGCCATGGCCAATTTCATCATTTTCCACCacaatatgtacattttaaaaaattcctctaCCTACTTCCTTGGGGCCAGAAAGTATATTTATGTGTCAAATAATGATTATcccttattataaaaattaatcagAAAGACCTGGGACCCCTGAGAAGAGTAACTGCAGGGAAAGAATGAAACACAGCCCTTGTGTAGCTGGTTCATGGGACCAAGGCTGATACCATATTAGCAAAATCTCCAGGTCTTTTCCCGTATCCACTTTTGACTATCATTTTATTATCCATGTTTGATCCTTTCCTGGTTCATGGTCCAAGACTCCTGAAAATGTtggaatttttatcttttatagttGCCAAGCTTTTTAAAGGAATGGGATTCGATGAAATAAAAGGACTGGCTCAAACAGTGAGTAAAGGTTTGAACTTTCTTTActtgtggggagaagggagggctcTGAGTTTGAGATTGGTCACCACTGGCCaatgatttaataaatatgtctattaagtgaaatctaaaaaaaaaaacccaaaccatcAATATAGGCTCAGAGAGCTTATGAAGTAGAAACCAATGGTGGTGATGTGAGGGTGCTGTGCTCCCCAGGACATGGAGGCTCAGCCCACCTCCACTCCTCCTTTGCCCTAAACATCTCCTCCAGTTCATGGTTCCTGAGTTTTATCCTGTACATTAACTTTAGAACAATAAGGATCTTTCTGAGCTCGTTCGCCAATTCTATTGTTTGAGCATTGAGGTGGGGTCATGGAAACTCCCACCTTTAGTCACTTGGTCAAGAGCGTGAGTCACTCGAGAACACATGGCTGACATCTGAAGTCAGGACAATATTGATCCCTCAACCTGTGGAATCAGCACTAACTCCACAGATACGGTATCAGAAGTCAGCGGACTGTGGATCACCCGTCGGGTGTTGGGAACAACTGGATGGTGTTTGTGGAGAAACTGTATTTCATGTCAGGGAAAAAACCAGATTCACCTTCCCCTGTGATTTGAGGGCTCAcatgaggcagatggtgactgcagcatgaaattaaaagacgcttactccttggaagaaaagttatgaccaacctagatagcatattcaaaagcagagacattactttgcaaacaaaggtccgtctagtcaaggctatggtttttccagtagtcacgtatggatgtgagagttggactgtgaagaaggctgagcgcccaagaattggtgcgtttgaactgtggtgttggagaagactgttgagagtcccttggactgcaaggagatccaaccagtccattctgaaggagatcaaccctgggatttctttggaaggaatgatgctaaagctgaaaccccggtactttggacacctcatgcgaagagttgactcgttggaaaagactctgatgctgggagggattgggggcaggagaagaaggggacgacctaggatgaggtggctggatggcatcacagactcgatgcacgtgagtctgagtgaactccgggagttggtgatggacagggaggcctggcgtgctgcgattcatggggtagcaaagagtcggacaggactgagtgactgaactgaatggatgagGCTTGGGGAGAGGTGAGTAGTGAAAGTAGGACACTTCTCCCAGAAACTCTTACCAGTTATCTGTATTTTCAAGTTTCCAGCAAATCAGTAGCGTATCAGATGGGTTGTGACCTGACAGTATCTTGTCCTGATGAGGCCACCCACATGCTTGTGTGCTGGGGCAACACACAAGGAAATTTCAtttgcagtttcctcatctgaacaaGGGAAACATGTTACATGAGTTCTTTGAACAGATGATGATTCACGAATACAAAGTTTATTCACTTTTGATGGCCAGATTTGTCCATTTTCCACCACAATATGTTGATCTGAAAAGCATTTCTCTACCTACTTGCTTTggacaataaaaatatttctttatcaaGTAATGATTATTCCTCTAttattaaaaactaattaaaagatgTGGAACCACGGAGGAAAGCAACTTCAGGGAAAGCAAGAAACAGCCCTTGTATAGTAGGCTGTGGGACCAAAGCTGGTACAATATTACAAGTCTCCAGGCCCTTTCCCTTGTCCTTTTTTGACTGTTGTTTTCTTATCCACGTTGATCCTTCCCTGTTTCATGGACCAGGCCTCCTGGGAACTCTTGTAATTTACTCTCTGTCATAGGTCAGATGATGATTTCTGGAAGGCAACTGGAGAACCATACAGTAGAGGTGTTCCCAACACAAATGCTCAAAGAAGAGAATAAAGGTTTGTAGTTTCTGCACCTCTGGGGAGAGGCAAGTTCACTGAGAGTGACAGCAATCACCAATGGCTAATGATCCAACCACTATGCCTGTTTAGTGAAATCTAGGAGGAAATATATAAATTCTGGGGTCAGGAAGCTTGTGAGTTGGTAAATACAGGAAGATAATGTAAGGATGTTCTGCTCACTAGAGGACAGAGGCTGggcacacccccacccccacacatcTCTTCCATTTTACTGCCTTgaattatattttgtatatcaATCTGGGAAGAGTAAGCAAAGTTTTCCTCAGTTTAGCTGCAGATTCTATTTAGTTGTTGAATTTGAAGGTGGGATACGGATTCCCTGATTTTAGCCATTTGCTTACAAGCATGAGTGACTCAGGACCTCATAGCTGGCATCTGAACTGAGTACAGTCTTGAGCCCGTAACCTGCAAAATCTTCAGTAACTCCATGAATTTCAAATCAGAAGTAAATGGACTAGTGGGACACCCAATGGGTGTTTGGGAAATTGGCTTGTGTTTGTAGGGACAGCATATATTTGTTGTCTGGGAAAAACCCAGACTCCTTCTCCCTTGTGATTCAGGGGCTCAGAGATGCTCTAAAAAGGGGGAGCAATGACAATAGGACATTGCATCCAGAAACTGTTCTCAGTTATCTATTTTTCCAGATTTCCTGGCAGAATCAGGTAGTGTACCAGATGAGTTGTAATTTGAGAGTATCTTTCCTGGCCCTGCCACTCACATGCCATGTCCTGGGGCAAGACATCtgcaattttctcatctgaacaGGGGATGCATGTTACATGGGTTTTTGAAGAGATTACGAGTCATgaatataaagattttaatcaCATTTCATGGTGAATTTTGGGCATTTTTCACCAAAAAGTTTAATCTGGAAACAATTTCTCTACCTACTTGTTTTGAGTAAGAAAGTATATTTAGGTGCCATATAATGATTATtaccacttcccaggtggtgctagtggtaaagaacccacctgccaaagtgggagacctgggttcaatccctgggtcaggaagatcccctggagaagggcacagaaacccactctagcattcttgcctggagaatcccatggacaggggagcctggtaggctacagtccatggggttacaaagagtcggaaacgactgagcgacttcactttcatgtttcacttttCTGGGCTAATGAGGGTCTTCCAAACTCATCAACTTCACATACCAAAAGACCCTTTTATTGTTCTCATCACATAAGAAATATTAAGATTTTTAGGAACAGTGTcaggaaaaggatgaaaaaacAAATACGTACATTTCTTCTTACAGTCACAATATCAATAGTATCAATATTCAATTTATAGAATCCCTGTGAGGTAACCAAAGTAAACACAGTGGTATGTTTTCTTCATGCCTTTTTCCATTATAGCGTGATTCcttcaaattttttattaatgattttattaaaattttattaataaacataTACCTAAGTGCAGAGAATATTAATAGTATTATAAAACTCAGGCATCCAGACCCAGTAATTATTGACACATAAGGAATATTTCTTACCTGTAACCTGTTTATGTTGTAGAGTTGtggggtgggtttttttttttttttttgagcatttctgtatttattgGGATGAGTTAGTTATTAGTTGCAGACCCCAGGTTCAGCAGTTATGGTATACCAAATTAGTGCCTACAGTATTTGGGGTTTAGTTTTCTGACAATGGATTGAACCCAGAATTTCTTTCttggaaggcagatccttaaccactggaccaccagggaagccttatagaAGTTTAAAGGCTAATCAAAGGCATTATCCCAGTTTTGCTTggtactgcttccctggtggctcagagagtaaagtgtctacctgcaatgcgggagacctgggttcgatccctgggtttgatccctgggtccgatccctgggtcgggaagatcccctggaggaggaaatggcaatccactccagtactcttgcctggaaaattccatggacagaggagccttgtaagttacagtccatggggtcacaaagagtcggacacgactgagcgacttcacttcactttatgagAAAGtacacatctgtacatgattactgtatccaggagatggtaaaggacagggaagcctggctgcagtccatggggtcacaaaagagtccaacacgactgagcgaatgaacaactACAACTGTATCATGTCACATCTAGTAACATTCATAATTATGTTCCAGAGAGAGGTTTTTCAATTTGGGCTTTCAATTCAAATGGGCTTTTCAATTTGACCACCCCCCACAACCCTAACATTCTCTATTCCAAACAAACTAGTGGTTCTAATTGTTGACCTCTTACCGAGCTGTGATGACTATCCTCATAACTGATGATTCCCCTCTCATTCCAGCAGATTCTAAGCCTGCCTTCTGCCTGGAGCCTAAAGTAACAGGTCACGGCAAGGCCTTGAGGCCCAGGTACTTCTATAATGCTGAGACCGGTGACTGTGAGCAGTTTACATATGGCAGCCTCGGAGGGAACAAAAACAACTTCCTAATGTTAGAGGACTGCATGAAGACCTGCAGTCAAGGGGCAGGGTCCTTGTAGTAAGGCAGGGGCCAGGGcacagggggaggggaagggctgTGGAAAGGGGCGGAGCTCAGTGGACCACACACCATTCACCCTGCACAGTGTCTTCCTCCTCTCTGCTGCCAGAAGAGGCTGCAGTGTCCTGTGAAACCCAAACTGAGCCAGCTCTCCAGGGAGAGAATGGCAGAAGGTCAACCCCGGAGGCCTCTTTGTGATCATCTCAGACTGATCACATGCTTCTCTTCTCAGTTGGGAACACTGACACCCTCCAGGGCAGGTCTGCAGTGCTCCTGAGCACCCCACCTAGGCTTGTTCATGATTTGGGTCATGGGACCATAGTTCCatattttttggaaaatataggATCTGTCAAGATGACAGGCCTAGAATGATGTCTAGGCCTACAATGTTGGCACTcagcaagttcttttttttttttttttttttgcagagaacATGCAAAAAGTGGTCCCCAGAAACCCTGAAGTCTGAGGAGGACCCCTGCAGGGCTGGGCTTTGGCTGCTTCTGAAACAGTTCAGTCTCCTCGCAGTTCTCTCCTCTACCCTCATCAGCCAGACGCGtccatttcctttcctccatGGGTCTACATGTCTTAATTCTGTCTCATCCAGTTGGCTCTCAGCACCATAAGAACGTGTCTTCCCTTTATCCCTAGCACTTTACACGGTTCCTGGCTAAGGAGACAGTTCATAATTAtttgaggaaagaaggaagggatgcaGAAACACATTCCCCATGAGTATATGAGTAACTATAGAGCCGGCAGTTTTATGGCAGGATTTTTGTTTTAACCCCCATCCTCACAGCATCCTCACCTTCAACCTCCTCCCCACCATCACCGCTCTCCTTGTGCATGGCCAAGGTGGAATTCCCAGCCTCCAGTTTTCAGCATCAGTTATGAGAGAAGAGTTTGGGATCAAGAAGCTCCTTGACCCCACAATGATgctgcattttcttttctgtggcttTACCCACTGTGGCTTATATTTCAACAAATGCATATTCAAAATTAAACTGACTGGAGTTTGCAACTACAAACCTTAACCAATAGGGTCCATGGAAGTGGCGGTCCTTCTCCCTGTTCTGCAGAGTAGTGGGCACCTCCTGTTTCCCAGTCCACAGACTGTGCACTACTGGGTATAGGAAGCGAATCCATTATAGCATCATCGGCCTCTCAATAGGCCCCCATGCTACACAAAAACTGGGAGACAGACACCTCTACATGACagcttttattcctttcttctaAGTTCAGTCAAATTTGGGGGCAAATTGTCCTACTGGACTCTCAGAAGGAGAATGGCCTTTAGCCTCTATTGTCCACTTTTCTAAAGAATCCAATACCCCAAGGTGACTTGTGGGGAGGAGGTTTCTTAGTTCAGTTAAAGAAGAGCAAGTACCCTTTAGTGCCCCAGGCTCTGTGTTAGCCTGCATTTTGCCTGCATTGTTCTATTAACCATCCTAAGAGTCCTTCAAGAGAGGAAATGAAGGCATAAAGATGACACTTAGCTGCTGCATTTATTTCCTAACATGGCAGCTTCCCACTCTCTTCCCACTCCCACTCTGAAGGGACTTTCGGCTCTGTGTGCTTGCTCCCAGACCTTCTTCTGTAGCCTGCCCTTCTGTAGAAGTAAAGACTATCTTGCGGAGCCATTTTTGATTGTCTGTTCTATTCCCGCAACACAGCTTTGAGAGCATTTCCAACATCCAGAGCAAAGCCAAATTCCTGAAACCCTCCCCCAAATCACCTAACACAGCCCACATCCTGTAAGTTCTTTCTAATGTTGTCTTAATGAGACATTAAGTAGAGGCATGTTGATTATGTTTTCCTGCTCTGTGTCAGAGAAGATGTAGGATTGAGGCATTTTGGGAAAACAGAATATCTGTTTCATGACAGATGAGTAAAGTGAGCCATGGAGACCACAGTAGGCACAGTATCGCAATAAACAAGAACACAGATGGTGCTGATGCTATTATTCCCATGTAGTCTTGGGCAAATTTCTCAGCACCTCTGAGCTCTCTTTtctttagttataaaataaagataacaatCTTACTTGTTAATATTTCTAGCCAGAGACCAGTAGAAACACCCCATTCCTAGTTTAATGCCCCAATCCCAGTTGAACTCGTTGGATTTATTACTCACAGCAGCCTACAGGAATCATCTTGGAACAAT contains:
- the LOC101112752 gene encoding trophoblast Kunitz domain protein 1-like; its protein translation is MSQLCLSAALLFLLVILVDSSPVYEHQTQDQGLETSHGRRLEKRSVIDLISVFIDAVVTVAKLFKGMGFDEIKGLAQTVSQMMISGRQLENHTVEVFPTQMLKEENKADSKPAFCLEPKVTGHGKALRPRYFYNAETGDCEQFTYGSLGGNKNNFLMLEDCMKTCSQGAGSL